Proteins from one bacterium genomic window:
- a CDS encoding NAD(P)-dependent alcohol dehydrogenase, with protein sequence MRAVVFDSYGPPEVLRLEDVDRPAPKADEVLVKVHATTVNRSDCGWRGAKPFISRFFSGLRRPKQRILGSELAGEVEAVGAAVSEFAVGDHVFGISAWKFGAHAEFICMRESAPLAHMPAGMSFEEAAAVCDGAIMALMGLRPAGLQPGHAILIYGASGSIGTAGVQLARYFGAAVDAVCSTKNLELVRSLGAARVIDYTREDFTKNGERYDVIFDAVGKLSFSRCRGSLKRGGIYLATDGLRNLILAPLTSRIGDKRVLFPIPPRYTKKDVRFLKELIEAGRYRAVIDRSYPLEDVVEATRYVETEQKTGNVVLTINASRAR encoded by the coding sequence ATGAGAGCGGTTGTCTTCGACAGCTACGGTCCGCCGGAGGTGCTGCGACTCGAAGACGTCGATCGGCCGGCCCCGAAGGCGGACGAGGTGCTCGTCAAGGTTCACGCCACGACGGTCAACCGGTCGGACTGTGGGTGGCGGGGAGCCAAACCATTCATCAGCCGCTTCTTCTCGGGCCTCCGGCGGCCGAAGCAGCGGATCCTCGGCAGCGAACTGGCCGGAGAGGTCGAAGCGGTTGGCGCGGCGGTCAGCGAGTTCGCGGTCGGCGACCACGTCTTCGGCATCAGCGCGTGGAAGTTCGGGGCGCACGCGGAGTTCATCTGCATGCGGGAGAGCGCCCCGCTGGCGCACATGCCGGCCGGTATGAGTTTTGAGGAGGCTGCGGCGGTCTGCGACGGAGCGATCATGGCGCTGATGGGCCTGAGACCGGCAGGCCTCCAACCCGGGCACGCGATCCTCATCTACGGCGCCTCCGGATCCATCGGCACCGCGGGGGTGCAGCTGGCAAGGTACTTCGGCGCGGCCGTCGATGCGGTGTGCAGCACCAAGAACCTCGAGCTCGTGCGATCTCTCGGAGCCGCCAGGGTGATCGACTACACGCGGGAAGACTTCACCAAGAACGGCGAGCGGTACGACGTCATCTTCGACGCGGTCGGCAAGCTCTCGTTCAGCCGGTGCAGGGGCTCACTGAAGCGGGGCGGCATCTACCTGGCCACCGACGGGCTCCGGAACCTCATCTTGGCGCCCCTGACCTCGCGGATCGGGGACAAGAGGGTGCTGTTCCCGATCCCACCTCGATACACGAAGAAGGACGTCCGCTTCCTCAAAGAGCTCATCGAGGCCGGGAGATATCGGGCGGTCATCGACCGGTCCTACCCGTTGGAGGACGTAGTCGAGGCCACCCGCTACGTGGAAACGGAGCAGAAGACCGGGAACGTCGTCCTGACGATCAACGCAAGCCGAGCCCGTTAA